From Scleropages formosus chromosome 9, fSclFor1.1, whole genome shotgun sequence, one genomic window encodes:
- the polr2eb gene encoding DNA-directed RNA polymerases I, II, and III subunit RPABC1: MDDEEETYRLWKIRKTIMQLCHDRGYLVTQDELDQTLDEFKSQFGDKPSEGRPRRTDLTVLVAHNDDPTDQMFVFFPEEPKVGIKTIKMYCQRMQEENITRAIIVVQMGMTPSAKQSLVDMAPKYILEQFLQQELLINITEHELVPEHIVMTKEEVTELLARYKLKESQLPRIQAGDPVARYFGLKRGQVVKIIRPSETAGRYITYRLVQ; the protein is encoded by the exons ATGGACGACGAAGAGGAAACGTACAGGTTGTGGAAAATCAGGAAAACAATAATGCAG CTGTGTCATGACCGGGGATACCTGGTCACCCAAGATGAGTTGGACCAAACCCTGGACGAGTTCAAGAGCCAGTTTGGAGACAAGCCCAGCGAGGGTCGGCCGCGGCGCACAGACCTCACCGTGCTGGTGGCCCACAACGATGACCCCACTGACCAGATGTTCGTGTTCTTCCCAG AGGAGCCCAAGGTTGGCATCAAGACCATCAAGATGTATTGCCAGCGAATGCAAGAGGAGAACATCACACGGGCAATCATAGTGGTGCAGATGGGCATGACCCCCTCCGCTAAGCAG TCTTTAGTAGACATGGCTCCCAAGTACATCCTTGAGCAGTTCTTGCAACAGGAGCTCCTAATCAACATCACCGAGCATGAG CTCGTTCCCGAACACATCGTGATGACCAAAGAGGAGGTGACGGAGCTGCTGGCGCGATA taaACTCAAGGAGAGCCAACTCCCAAGGATTCAAGCCGGAGATCCGGTTGCTCGATACTTTGGCCTGAAGAGAGGACAG GTAGTGAAGATCATCAGGCCCAGTGAAACCGCCGGACGATACATTACCTACAGACTGGTGCAGTAA